AGTACATTACCGAATTTCCATGTTGATCCGTCTTCATCCATCCGTTACCAGTTTTCCGGCGTACCTATGTGTAAAAATGGGTTGCAGTATTGTTCACTTCTCTTATTCGAATTTTTCAAAGATGTGTAAATGATTATTGACAGTGTCACCTTCTTGTGTTTCTTTACTTACTCCCCAAAGCACTCGAAAACTATATGGCTGTAAATTTTATTTGCTTTTGGTGATGATGAAAATTTGTCGCCAAAATTCAAATGACATGTTCCTCGTTAATATAAATACGTGTATTTATCTGCATGTCACAAATCACACATGCGAGAAAAAAAACGTGGAAAATGTAAACTGGGTTAGTAGTTCTGCTTCTGCTGCTGCTTCGCATTTATCGACATGACGTATGAGCTTCTTCCTCTACCTGGCTAACTTGGTGACGTTAATATAAGACGACTTGTCGTTTGATGAAAAAACACCGACAGATCCAAAATGTTGAACTTGTAAATCCAAAACGACTTCAAAAAGCAAAATCCTTCCTCTAGTCTAGCCTGTGAACCGTGTTCTGCTAAGCCGCCCCACACTGACTGTGAAACACTCTCAGCACCCTTGTTAATTTGGACCTCCCGACATCTTCAGTTTTTCAACAATAATCTCATATTACGAGTTACCTTCCTCTTCAAACTCGCACCCAAAGATACTATTTTCAATTCCAAATTGCAAAATCTATTGAAAGTTTTCATCTTTATATGTATAAAACAGAGCTTCTGCATTAATGATCCCATTTTGATATTGTTTCCCTCTGAATTTCAACAATTTCCAAGAAACCCATCGGAGATTTTTAGCCATATATTAGATTGAACCATTTGATCTCAACTTATACTGCTCttctttgtttcaattttgctCCTTTAATCTCTGAAACAATGTCGTCGTTCTTGTACCAAAGACCAATTCACAATCCACTTTCAGATCCATACCCAATATCCCCGCGCTCGTCGTCAAATTCTCAAAAATCGTATTCGATCTTCAGCCCCACAGCGCTTCTAGTCCTTCTCTCACTCATGGTGGTCATGGGGGTCTTCTTTCCCTGGGTGGGCATGCGAGAGAGCCTATTCTCAGTCACCAAGCCCTCAATCTCAAAGTGGCGGGACTACACATTGGCTCAAGCTGTTTCCTTCGTGGCCCAAAATGGGACTGTGATTGTTTGTGCTGTAAGCCAGCCTTACCTGCCTTTTCTGAACAATTGGTTGATAAGCATTACCAGGCAAAAGCACCAGGACAAGGTGCTTGTGATTGCTGAAGATTATGCTACGCTTTATAAGGTGAATGAGCGGTGGCCGGGCCACGCAGTGCTTGTCCCGCCTGCACTTGATTCTCAAACTGCACATAAGTTTGGTTCTCAGGTATAATTGCTGATTCTAACTTCTGGGTTTGGCTTGATTTGTACTTGTATTTTGAAGTTTGAGATTATTATGGTGTTGATAAAGTTGGTTCCTTGAATTACTTGATAAGTAGACTTTGTATTTTCCACTTGTAAATTGGTTGGTTGATTTTAAGCACAACAATAATCGTACTTGTGGAAGACCTCATACATGTAACACTAATGCACTTATGCACCATTGCCATTTCCTGCATATAAGGTGTGAAACGCCAATGAATTCTTCCTGTCACAGCATTGGCACAGTGAGGATGGAATTTGATGTGCAAATTTCAATGATCTTCTTTTTGCTTCCCACACTCACCTAACAACTTCTGCTTAAGTTCTTGCaactaaaatgaaaaataatttaattctCAGGTTTTGCCTCCAGCATATTGTTCCCCCccttccattttttatttttaattttaattccaGTGCTTCTCTTGGCGTTTATCTTTGTCTCCTGTGGACCTGTATATGATTATTGGAACTGTTTGACCTTATgaattgttgattttttcctttcaaaaGTGATCTTGATTGGTTTCCTAGTGTAGGGATTCTTCAACTTTACTTCCCGAAGGCCACGCCACCTGTTGCACATTTTGGAGCTTGGATACAACGTTATGTACAATGATGTTGATATGGTCTGGTTGGCTGATCCTTTTCCCTATTTGAAAGGGAAACATGATGTGTACTTCACAGATGATATGACTGCAGTAAGTACACTTGTATTGGTTTTAGCTGTGGACATGTGTTAAATTTTAAACAGATGCTAAACATGTGTTGTCTAAAATTTCATCTTCATCAGTCATCAGATATGTTCAGCAATCTTGATTGTTTGTGCATTCTTTGATGGATGTAATGTTTTAGGTATTGAGTGGATAGCTGGATATGTGGTGATATCTATTACTGCAGAGATACTTGCGcttttgttatattttgcAAGTAATATCTTTCTTCTATTTTGGTGACCAGGTCAAACCTCTGAACCACTCTCATGATCTGCCGCCTCCAGGGAAGAAAGGGCGCACTTATATATGCAGCTGTATGATTTTTCTACGTCCAACCAGTGGAGCAAAATTAGTTATGAAGAAGTGGATTGAGGAAATGAAAGATCAACCGTGGTCCAGAGCAAAGAAGGCCAATGATCAGCCTGCTTTTAACTGGGCACTAGACAAACTTGCTAACAAGGTATGTTCACTTTAAAAGTTTTTCTCGATAGTCCCCAACAACTGGTACAATAATTTTAGGCCCCATATGTGCGACAAACAGTTgattatttcatattttcacAAATTCTTTAGATCCTTTGAGTgattatgtttataattttctgCAGGTGGATCTCTACCTACTGCCGCAGGCAGCATTCCCAACTGGAGGGTTATACTTCAAGAACAAGACTTGGGTGCAGGAAACTAAAGGGATGCATGTTATAATCCACAACAATTATATCTTGGGTtttgagaagaagataaagCGCTTCCATGATTATGGTCTCTGGTTGGTTGATGATCATGCCCTCGAGTCCCCTCTTGGGAGAATATGAGATTGAAAGATGTCATGGATATTTATTAACATAGAAGCTCAGTTCTATCGAAGCCTGCAGGAAATGCTTCCTACCAATTTGTCTGGCCTTCCTGCATGATGGTTTTTGTAACTGACTATGAAAGGGAATCTGGTGTTATCGGCCGACTATTGTTCTGTGCTGATGGTTTGTTCAAAGCAATGAATATGGATTAAGAATGAGGCAGGATGTTTCATTCACATGTTGATGTTTGGCAGGGGACTTCAGATAGCTTATACAGCGAGGTCTACTGGTTATACAACATAAATTGATGCCTTGTGCCCCTTTGCGCATATTTTTGactaagttttttttgttgaaattcattttttgttcACAACCCTTTTCTGTGGTGTAACTTCCCAttagtttaatatttttcaaatattccAGATATTTATTACATTCTTTTTTAAAGGCTATATATAAAAGTATTGTGGATAAACATAAAGATGAGAATTTATTCATCTGGGATGTTATTATTGCTGTGAATTTTTGGATAATGATATAAACTAAACACTTTCATACTGGTATAAGTTCTCTAAGCCGCACGGCATATAGCCAAAGAGAATAAGGAACAAAAAGGAAGCAGCAAAGAGGGGGACAT
The Prunus dulcis chromosome 2, ALMONDv2, whole genome shotgun sequence DNA segment above includes these coding regions:
- the LOC117620291 gene encoding UDP-D-xylose:L-fucose alpha-1,3-D-xylosyltransferase MGP4 produces the protein MSSFLYQRPIHNPLSDPYPISPRSSSNSQKSYSIFSPTALLVLLSLMVVMGVFFPWVGMRESLFSVTKPSISKWRDYTLAQAVSFVAQNGTVIVCAVSQPYLPFLNNWLISITRQKHQDKVLVIAEDYATLYKVNERWPGHAVLVPPALDSQTAHKFGSQGFFNFTSRRPRHLLHILELGYNVMYNDVDMVWLADPFPYLKGKHDVYFTDDMTAVKPLNHSHDLPPPGKKGRTYICSCMIFLRPTSGAKLVMKKWIEEMKDQPWSRAKKANDQPAFNWALDKLANKVDLYLLPQAAFPTGGLYFKNKTWVQETKGMHVIIHNNYILGFEKKIKRFHDYGLWLVDDHALESPLGRI